The genomic stretch ACCTGTGGCAGACGCTGATCGAAATATTCCAGCGCAGCGGCATAACCGGCCACATCACGGCGGTGGCCATAGGCCGAATCAAAATCAACGAAGTTAGTGAACACAATCGTGTTGTCACCGGCCGCCGCAATTTGCTCCAGTGTGGCATCAAACAGCGCCGGAATACCGGTCGCTTTGACTTTATCGGTAATACCGCAGTTGGCATAAATGTCAGCAATCTTACCAATCGACACCACCTTGCCCTGCTTCTCTTCGACCAGCTTTTGCAGCACAGTCGCCGATGGTGGCTCGACCGACAAATCACGCCGGTTACCGGTGCGCTCAAACTGGCCCTTGCCCGGCCCGATAAACGGACGCGCAATCACCCGGCCTATGTTGTAATCCGCCAGCTCTTCACGGGCGATCTGACACAGTTCCAGTAAGCGCAGCAGACCAAAGGTCTCTTCGTGACAGGCAATCTGGAATACCGAATCGGCCGAGGTATAAAAAATCGGCAGACCGCTCTGCATGTGCTCTTCACCCAGATCATCGAGCACCTGAGTCCCGGAAGCGTGACAGTTGCCAAGGAAACCGTCCAGACCCGCGCGGGCCAGAATACGATCCGTCAGTTCCTGCGGGAAACTGTTCTGTTTGTCGGTGAAATAGCCCCACTCAAACAGCACCGGCACCCCCGCGATTTCCCAGTGGCCTGACGGCGTGTCCTTACCGGAGGAAAGTTCAGCCGCATGGCCGTAAGCGCCGATAATATCAGCCCGCTGATCCAGCCCGGGCGCAAAGCGACCGGTCGCTTCCTGGTGTGCCATCGCCAGGCCCAGTTTAGACAGATTAGGCAAAGTCAGTTCGCCACGACGCTGGGCGTTATCCGCCGCGCCTGCGGCACACTGATCGGCAATGTGGCCCAGGGTATCCGAACCGACATCACCAAATTTGTCGGCATCCGGCGCCGCGCCGATACCAAATGAGTCCAGGACTAAAATGAATGCTCTTTTCATTGCTTGCTCCAGCATTAAATATCTTGTTCACGGATCTGACGGTACACATCCGGTGTCGCCACATAGTCGCCACCGATGGTAATCGCCTGTTGCAGCGCCTGTGCCGCCTGCTGCCACTGCGCTTCACTGCGCGCATGGATAACGGCCAGCGGTTTGCTGCTATCTGCGCTTTCACCCAGACGGATAAACTGATCAAAACCGACCGCATAATCGATGTTGTCGCTCGCCACGCGGCGACCGCCGCCCATGCCGACCACAGCCATGCCAATCGCCCGGGTATCCATCGCAGACACTACGCCGCTCTGCGTGGCATACACCGGCTTCACGATCTCCGCTTTATCCAGATAACGATCATAGTGCTCGACAAAATCGTCCGGGCCGCCCAAACCTGCCACCATCTGACCAAAACAGCGCGCCGCCGCACCGCTGTCCAGTGCCTGCTGCAGTTTCTGCTCGGCCTCAGCACTGTCTTTAGCCAGATTGCCCAGCACCAGCATTTCGGCACACAGCGCCATGGTCACGTTGTACAGACGCGGATTACGGTATTCACCACTCAGGAAGCGCACGGCCTCGCGCACTTCCAGCGCGTTGCCGGCCGAAGAGGCCAGCACCTGATTCATATCGGTCAGAATCGCGGTGGTTTTCGTACCGGCACCATTGGCAACCGCCACTATCGATTTGGCCAGCTCTTCTGAGGCTTGATAGGTCGGCATAAAGGCGCCGGATCCGACTTTGACATCCATGACCAGCGACTGCAGACCAGCGGCGAGTTTTTTCGACAGAATCGACGCGGTAATCAGAGAAATGTTATCCACCGTGGCGGTGATATCCCGCGTGGCATAGACGCGTTTGTCCGCCGGCGCCAGGTCACCGGTCTGGCCGATAATCGCCACGCCCGCCTGTTTAGTCACCGCACCGAAGACCTCATTGCTCGGCGTGATGTTATAGCCAGGAATGGATTCGAGCTTATCCAGCGTACCGCCGGTGTGTCCCAGGCCACGCCCGGAGATCATCGGCACATAACCGCCACACGCCGCGACCATCGGCCCCAGCATAAGGGAAGTAACGTCACCCACGCCCCCGGTGGAATGTTTATCGACAATCGGGCCAGCGAAGTTCATCGCGCTCCAGTCAATCACCATGCCGGAATCACGCATGGCACAAGTCAGCGCAATGCGCTCATCCATGCTCATTTCACGAAAGAAAATGGCCATTGCAAAGGCGGCAATCTGACCTTCCGACACCGTGTCGTCAGCCACCCCCTGGATAAAAAACTCAATCTCTTCGGCGCTGAGCGGTTCGCCGTCGCGCTTTTTACGAATGATTTCCTGCGGCAAAAATGGCACGGCACGCCCGCTACTGGCCGCGGATTTATCACTGAATGAAGACGACTTATCACTAAATGAAGACATAGCTATCCCCCCAAGCTCTGTTACAGAGCCATGGTTAAGAGAAAAAATACGTGGTGAATCGAAAATACTGATTAGTAGAAAACACTGATTATTCGAAAACACGGCGAGTAAAAGGTGATGCGTGACGCACCACCTGTTTACTCAGAGATGAAGCTGAGTCGATCAGTACGCCGCCGGATCAGCTTTGTCATTGCTCACTTCCAGCGTGTTAAGCAGATTGGTCAGCAGGCTTGAGGCGCCAAAGCGGTAGTGACGGCTGTCGACCCAGTTATCACCCAGGATCTCATCGGCCATCGCCAGGTAGAGCGCAGCATCTTCTGCCGTGCGCACGCCACCGGCCGGCTTAAAGCCAACACTTTGTGCCACGCCCATGTCACGGATCACTTCCAGCATCATGCGCGCATATTCCGGGGTCGCGTTTTGCGCCACTTTACCGGTCGAGGTTTTAATGAAGTCCGCGCCCGCTTCAATACAGATTTGCGAAGCCTGTTTAATCAGCGCTTCCTGTTTCAGCTCACCGGTCTCGATGATCACTTTCAGCAGCACCTTATCACCACACGCCGCTTTACACTGTTTAACCAGTTCAAAACCAACCTGATCATTACCGGCCATCAGTGCGCGGTACGGGAACACCACATCCACTTCATCTGCGCCATAAGCGACAGCCGCTTTGGTTTCCGCTACAGCAATCTCGATATCGTCATTGCCGTGCGGGAAGTTAGTCACCGTCGCAATACGCACGTCAGGTGTACCTTGTTCACGCAGGGTCTTCTTAGCAATAGGAATAAAGCGAGGGTAGATACAGATGGCGGCGGTATTACCGACCGGGCTTTTCGCATCGTGACAAAGCTGGATCACTTTGGCATCCGTATCGTCATCATTCAGCGTGGTTAAATCCATCAGTTTCAGTGCACGTAGTGCTGCTGCTTTTAAATCGCTCATTTCTATCTCCGATCAATAGTGTCAATTAGCTCACCACCCGAATGGTCATCTGACATCATTCCGGGCAGCAATAAAATGAACGGACTTGGTTCCCTGAAGACTCGGCAGCCGGACATCAGCCAGCCTGCCAATTGCTATCCTTGTCACCGCACAGTACCCGTTTACGCTCGGTTTCGGGCTCAGCAGGTGTATATAGGTACTGTTGAGACGGGCATGACAACTCCTGTCACCATGCTTACCGACCTACACAGTATAGATATTCACAGCAAAACTGTAGCGCCCTGCCCGGAGCAAACGGTTTGTATCTCAAAATAACAGACTGAGGAAATCAGCCTCTGTCGGGCCGGCGCGCTATAAAGCCAATCACGCAGGTCGGGTGGGTCCGTTCTGTCCACCCGACTTTTCTCCCGCCCTGAGAGAAAAAAATAAAAAAACCCCGCAGCAATCTCTTGCTACGGGGTGATGTTTAAACGGCGTCTATATATAGATTCTCGACTGACTTAGAAAGACAGGAAGAAGCCAGCAATGGTTGCTGCCATCAGGTTAGATAGCGTACCAGCAGCCACAGCTTTCATACCGAAACGAGCGATGTCGTGACGACGGTTAGGTGCAATACCACCCAGGCCGCCCAGCAGAATCGCAATCGATGACAGGTTCGCAAAACCACACAGAGCGAACGAGATGATTGCTGCGGTCTTCTCAGACATCACGGCGCCAGTTGTTGCCAGTACCTGCGCATTTTCGCCCACGTAAGGCACGAAGTTCAGGTAAGCAACGAATTCGTTCACCACGATCTTCTGACCAATGAAAGAGCCCGCCAGAGTCGCTTCAGACCAAGGCACACCGATAACGAATGCCAGTGGAGAGAAAACCCAGCCCAACAGCAGTTCCAGAGTCAGTTGTGGCATACCGAACCAGCCACCAACGCCACCCAGAATACCGTTGATCAGCGCGATCAGACCGATAAACGCCAACAGCATCGCACCGATATTCAGAGCCAGTTGCAGACCCATTGATGCACCACCAGCAGCGGCATCAATGACGTTAGCGGGTTTGTCGTCGCCGCCGTCGATGTCTACGTTACCCAGTTCTTCTTCCGGAGCGTCAGTTTCAGGTTTGATGATTTTTGCAAACAGCAGACCACCCGGTGCCGCCATGAAAGAGGCCGCAACCAGATACTCCAGTGGCACACCCATCGCTGCGTAACCGGCCATGACACCGCCCGCTACCGAAGCCAGACCACCACACATCACTGCGAACAGCTCAGACTGTGTCATTTTTGGTACAAACGGACGGACTACCAGTGGAGCTTCAGTTTGACCAACGAAAATGTTGGCTGCAGCAGACATAGATTCCGCACGAGAAGTGCCCAGCGCTTTTTGCAGGCCACCCCCCAGAATCTTAATAACCCACTGCATGATACCCAGGTAGTACAGAACTGAGATCAGGGCTGAGAAGAAAATGACGGTAGGAAGTACCTGGAAAGCAAAGATAAAACCGATACCGTCAACAGAGAAGTTAACCAGGCTGCCAAACAGGAAGCCGATACCGTCTTTACCATAATCGATTACGCTCTGAACACCAGCAGTGAAGCTTGCCAGCAGATCACGACCCCAAGGGACGTAAAGAACGAAACCACCCAGTGCGAATTGGATAGCGAATGCGCCACCCACGGTTCTAAAGTTAATAGCTTTACGGTCTTCAGACAGCAGCAGGGCGATGCCGAGCAGTACTGCCATACCGATGAGGCTCATAAACAGGCTCATAGTTTATGATTTCCTTATAAGTTTATTGTTGGCGTGTAACAAAATGGAGCTCAAAAGCGTGGCAATTATACTCACCCCTAGATCGATAAAGTAATGCACCCTTCACACTTTCTAATAAGATTCACTGTTCATTCATTTCAATATGTGACTTTAATCACCATTTTGTCACTAAATGTGACAATCGTACTACATTTCCGTTGGGATTCGTTCACAAATAGAAAAGAGCAAATTGCTGTTTTTCCAAACTGTACTAGCAACCGTTTGCTTATCCTCTTTTCGCAGCAGAACCAGTTCGTTCAATACCAGAGGCAAACGGCAGGGATGGTTGTTGTGGCCCTGGTATCCGCACAATGGCATATCAGGGGCATCGGTTTCGAGCACTAAATGCTCAAGTGGCAGAGCAGAAATTGTACGCCGGGTTTTATTGGCGCGCGGATAGGTAATCCCGCCGCCAACGCCGATTTTAAAGCCCAGATCGATAAACTGACGCGCTTGCTGCTCACTGCCAGAGAACGCGTGTAATACGCCACCGCCCTGAAAGCGTGTCTGCTTGAGCAGTTGCAATAAACGGTTATGGGTTTTGCGGCTGTGCAGCACGACAGGCAAGCCTGCCGCTTGTGCTAACGCCAGTTGGCCGAGTAACAGCGTTTCCTGCACCTTGGCGTCAATATCCACCATAGCGTCCAGCCCCACTTCTCCCACAGCGACACAAGCAGAACTGCGGGCGTCGAGCGCCTGTTCAAGGTCATCTAATGGATTTAAACCAGCCGATGCTAAGAAATAAGGGTGGTAGCCCAGTGCATAATAGATGTGGTCCGGATAATCAGCAGCGAGTGTTGCCACCCGCTGCCAGTTTTGCCGGCCGATAGAAGGGATCAGAATGCGTTGCACACCCTGCTGGCATGCCAAAGCCAATTCGTCGGCAAACTGCGCCGCGAAGGCATCGAAATCAAAATGACAGTGAGTATCAAACAGAGGATACTCAGGCGTCGTCACGGCTGCGCTCATGGACCGGGTCTTTACGATACGGCACACAACAGCGTTTCTGCTCCGGCGTCAGTCCCATGCTGACACACCAGGCATCATAACGCGCCAGCCACTTTTTAAACCATGCCATCATACTCTGTCCTCTTGCGGCGTTAATTAAGCCTGCTCTTCGCGTTTGAATACCAACTCGGTCGGCGTCGATTCATCCGCGGCAAAATAGTAACCTGCCGTATCAAAAGCTTCGAGCTGCTTCACCGATTCAATGCGGTTTTCAATAATATAGCGTGCCATCATGCCGCGCGCTTTTTTGGCGTAGAAGCTGATGACCTTGTATTGACCGTTTTTGCAGTCTTTGAACACCGGCGTAATGATCTGCGCATCCAGTGCTTTCGGCTTCACCGCCTTAAAGTACTCGTTAGACGCGAGATTGATCAGCACATTATCGCCCTGCGCGCTGAGCGCCTCATTCAGCTTGTCGGTAATGATGTTGCCCCAGAACTGATACAGGTTACTGCCGCGCTCATTAGCCAGCTTCGTGCCCATCTCCAGACGGTATGGCTGCATC from Vibrio ostreae encodes the following:
- a CDS encoding TatD family hydrolase, yielding MSAAVTTPEYPLFDTHCHFDFDAFAAQFADELALACQQGVQRILIPSIGRQNWQRVATLAADYPDHIYYALGYHPYFLASAGLNPLDDLEQALDARSSACVAVGEVGLDAMVDIDAKVQETLLLGQLALAQAAGLPVVLHSRKTHNRLLQLLKQTRFQGGGVLHAFSGSEQQARQFIDLGFKIGVGGGITYPRANKTRRTISALPLEHLVLETDAPDMPLCGYQGHNNHPCRLPLVLNELVLLRKEDKQTVASTVWKNSNLLFSICERIPTEM
- a CDS encoding phosphopentomutase — encoded protein: MKRAFILVLDSFGIGAAPDADKFGDVGSDTLGHIADQCAAGAADNAQRRGELTLPNLSKLGLAMAHQEATGRFAPGLDQRADIIGAYGHAAELSSGKDTPSGHWEIAGVPVLFEWGYFTDKQNSFPQELTDRILARAGLDGFLGNCHASGTQVLDDLGEEHMQSGLPIFYTSADSVFQIACHEETFGLLRLLELCQIAREELADYNIGRVIARPFIGPGKGQFERTGNRRDLSVEPPSATVLQKLVEEKQGKVVSIGKIADIYANCGITDKVKATGIPALFDATLEQIAAAGDNTIVFTNFVDFDSAYGHRRDVAGYAAALEYFDQRLPQVLELMQDDDVLILTADHGCDPTWPGSDHTREHIPVLVYGKKVAPGSLGQRETFADIGQSLADYFGVSAMDYGSNFL
- a CDS encoding NupC/NupG family nucleoside CNT transporter: MSLFMSLIGMAVLLGIALLLSEDRKAINFRTVGGAFAIQFALGGFVLYVPWGRDLLASFTAGVQSVIDYGKDGIGFLFGSLVNFSVDGIGFIFAFQVLPTVIFFSALISVLYYLGIMQWVIKILGGGLQKALGTSRAESMSAAANIFVGQTEAPLVVRPFVPKMTQSELFAVMCGGLASVAGGVMAGYAAMGVPLEYLVAASFMAAPGGLLFAKIIKPETDAPEEELGNVDIDGGDDKPANVIDAAAGGASMGLQLALNIGAMLLAFIGLIALINGILGGVGGWFGMPQLTLELLLGWVFSPLAFVIGVPWSEATLAGSFIGQKIVVNEFVAYLNFVPYVGENAQVLATTGAVMSEKTAAIISFALCGFANLSSIAILLGGLGGIAPNRRHDIARFGMKAVAAGTLSNLMAATIAGFFLSF
- the deoA gene encoding thymidine phosphorylase, giving the protein MSSFSDKSSSFSDKSAASSGRAVPFLPQEIIRKKRDGEPLSAEEIEFFIQGVADDTVSEGQIAAFAMAIFFREMSMDERIALTCAMRDSGMVIDWSAMNFAGPIVDKHSTGGVGDVTSLMLGPMVAACGGYVPMISGRGLGHTGGTLDKLESIPGYNITPSNEVFGAVTKQAGVAIIGQTGDLAPADKRVYATRDITATVDNISLITASILSKKLAAGLQSLVMDVKVGSGAFMPTYQASEELAKSIVAVANGAGTKTTAILTDMNQVLASSAGNALEVREAVRFLSGEYRNPRLYNVTMALCAEMLVLGNLAKDSAEAEQKLQQALDSGAAARCFGQMVAGLGGPDDFVEHYDRYLDKAEIVKPVYATQSGVVSAMDTRAIGMAVVGMGGGRRVASDNIDYAVGFDQFIRLGESADSSKPLAVIHARSEAQWQQAAQALQQAITIGGDYVATPDVYRQIREQDI
- the deoC gene encoding deoxyribose-phosphate aldolase, whose protein sequence is MSDLKAAALRALKLMDLTTLNDDDTDAKVIQLCHDAKSPVGNTAAICIYPRFIPIAKKTLREQGTPDVRIATVTNFPHGNDDIEIAVAETKAAVAYGADEVDVVFPYRALMAGNDQVGFELVKQCKAACGDKVLLKVIIETGELKQEALIKQASQICIEAGADFIKTSTGKVAQNATPEYARMMLEVIRDMGVAQSVGFKPAGGVRTAEDAALYLAMADEILGDNWVDSRHYRFGASSLLTNLLNTLEVSNDKADPAAY
- the yaaA gene encoding peroxide stress protein YaaA, with the translated sequence MLIVVSPAKTLDYESPLPSERYTQPELTEQSKQLIEVCRQLTPADISELMKVSDKIAGLNVARFAEWSETFTTDNARQAIFAFKGDVYTGLDAQTLSDDDLSYAQNHLRMLSGLYGLLKPLDLMQPYRLEMGTKLANERGSNLYQFWGNIITDKLNEALSAQGDNVLINLASNEYFKAVKPKALDAQIITPVFKDCKNGQYKVISFYAKKARGMMARYIIENRIESVKQLEAFDTAGYYFAADESTPTELVFKREEQA
- a CDS encoding DUF5363 family protein — translated: MMAWFKKWLARYDAWCVSMGLTPEQKRCCVPYRKDPVHERSRDDA